One genomic region from Ptychodera flava strain L36383 chromosome 5, AS_Pfla_20210202, whole genome shotgun sequence encodes:
- the LOC139133581 gene encoding uncharacterized protein — translation MLFKNVKLFLVREYPRRSMERLLVFILVPAALCSHTVSGFENVAVGKPAYQSSLYAAEGVPEHAVDGNTDSNWSGQSCTHTLQEQNSWWKVDLQDIHTVDNVVITNRQDCCSERLVGAVVRVGSSSDIETIPKCGDPISSDQVTASTTITIDCNAGTRGRYVIVQLEGQNQYLTLCEVEVYGALLSENVAAGKSASQSSLYTISTPAGPENAIDGNADSDWSSQSCTHTLQEENSWWKVDLQGTYKVDVIVITNRKDCCSERLVGAVVRVGSSEDIASNTQCGDTVTSEAVQGSTTLAFVCSGCPTGRYVSVQLEEKNEFLTLCEVEVYGSLAAENVAVGKPASQSSLYTISTPAGPENAVDGNADSNWSSQSCTHTLQEQDSWWKVDLQDTYNVDEVVIINREDCCSERLVGAVVRVGPSEDIASNTQCGNAVTSEQITASLTITFDCADETAGRYASVQLEGQNQFLTLCEVEVYGTLSTLSPTQPKTEAPPPKTEAPPPKTEAPPPKTEAPVIGRISFALFIMKNKGFS, via the exons TCTCGGGGTTCGAGAATGTAGCCGTTGGAAAACCAGCCTACCAGAGCAGCCTCTACGCAGCTGAAGGTGTCCCGGAACATGCTGTTGATGGAAACACAGACAGCAATTGGTCTGGCCAGTCATGCACCCACACTCTACAAGAACAAAACTCTTGGTGGAAGGTAGATCTGCAGGATATACACACAGTTGACAACGTAGTAATTACAAATCGCCAGGACTGCTGCT CTGAACGTTTGGTCGGGGCAGTTGTTCGCGTTGGTTCAAGCAGCGATATCGAAACTATCCCTAAATGTGGAGACCCAATATCGAGCGATCAAGTAACTGCGTCGACCACCATAACAATCGATTGCAACGCTGGTACAAGGGGACGCTACGTCATTGTTCAACTCGAAGGACAAAATCAGTATCTTACATTGTGCGAAGTTGAAGTTTACGGAGCATTGT TGTCGGAAAATGTTGCAGCAGGGAAATCAGCATCTCAGAGCAGCCTTTACACAATCTCAACTCCAGCTGGCCCAGAAAATGCAATTGACGGAAATGCAGACAGCGATTGGTCAAGTCAGTCATGTACCCACACTCTGCAAGAAGAAAATTCATGGTGGAAGGTGGATCTCCAGGGTACATACAAGGTTGACGTCATTGTCATAACAAATCGCAAGGACTGCTGCT CGGAACGTTTGGTTGGAGCTGTCGTTCGCGTTGGCTCAAGCGAAGACATCGCAAGCAATACCCAGTGTGGAGATACTGTTACCAGTGAGGCCGTACAGGGGTCCACTACTTTGGCGTTCGTTTGCTCTGGTTGTCCTACGGGACGATATGTCAGTGTTCAACTCGAAGAAAAGAATGAGTTTCTTACGTTGTGCGAAGTAGAAGTTTATGGAAGTTTGG CCGCAGAAAATGTTGCAGTAGGAAAGCCAGCTTCTCAGAGCAGCCTCTACACAATCTCAACTCCGGCTGGTCCAGAAAACGCTGTTGATGGAAACGCAGACAGTAACTGGTCAAGCCAATCATGCACCCACACCCTACAAGAACAAGACTCGTGGTGGAAGGTAGATCTTCAGGATACCTACAATGTTGATGAAGTCGTCATCATAAATCGTGAAGATTGCTGCT CGGAACGTCTGGTTGGAGCTGTCGTGCGTGTCGGCCCAAGTGAAGACATAGCAAGCAACACCCAATGTGGAAATGCAGTCACAAGTGAACAAATAACCGCATCCCTCACCATAACATTCGATTGCGCCGATGAAACAGCTGGGCGATATGCCAGTGTGCAGCTTGAAGGACAAAATCAATTTCTCACATTGTGTGAAGTTGAAGTTTATGGGACTTTAT CAACACTGTCGCCAACACAACCTAAAACGGAAGCTCCACCTCCAAAAACGGAAGCTCCACCTCCAAAAACGGAAGCACCACCGCCAAAAACGGAAGCCCCAGTTATAGGTAGGATATCGTTTGCCCTTttcattatgaaaaataaaggCTTTTCATAA
- the LOC139133582 gene encoding substance-P receptor-like, with translation MIIVVLYFGNSPNTHSRRRKRRAIRMLVVIVAMFALTWCPVRVLRIIMYVAPSLIPRSEFLIIRPVISSLAFANSWMNPAIYAVFGSNFRREFTRILRCRQCSNEEDTKRFVDRRYRYEKREVSRIEQSPDDRTAHPSINKDNNRPNYGDQCPDGRQTTATQTEVYGLCSYSDSQRHENLTFTISSEILD, from the coding sequence ATGATTATAGTCGTGCTGTACTTCGGAAATTCGCCGAACACCCATTCCCGTAGGCGAAAACGACGGGCCATTAGGATGCTCGTCGTCATTGTAGCAATGTTTGCACTCACATGGTGTCCGGTTCGAGTTCTGCGGATCATCATGTACGTAGCGCCAAGTTTGATTCCGCGGTCAGAATTCCTGATCATCCGTCCAGTCATCTCGTCGTTAGCGTTCGCAAACAGCTGGATGAATCCGGCTATTTATGCCGTCTTTGGCAGCAATTTTCGCAGAGAGTTTACTCGTATTTTGAGATGTAGACAGTGCAGCAATGAAGAAGACACCAAGCGATTTGTGGACCGTAGGTACAGATATGAGAAGAGAGAAGTCAGCCGAATCGAACAGTCGCCAGATGACAGAACAGCCCATCCATCCATTAACAAAGACAATAATCGGCCAAACTATGGTGATCAATGTCCTGATGGAAGACAGACAACCGCCACCCAAACTGAAGTCTACGGTCTTTGTTCCTATTCTGATTCGCAACGGCATGAGAACTTGACCTTCACAATCTCATCAGAAATTCTAGACTAA